In Rhizobiaceae bacterium, the sequence CTCGAAGCCCTGAAGCAGAAACGCATGATCCATGCGGGCACTGCGCGATTTGCCGTCGCCGCCGATGGCCTGCTTGTACCACGTCGCCGGTATCACGAGCACCGAAACGGCCAGCGCGGCGGCGAGGAAATGCACCGCTACGCGGCGCCCAGCCGGGCCAAGCATCTGCGCCCTGATCGCGATCCAGGCGGGCAGCAGGAACAGAAACGGCGTCAGCCATCGATCGGGGAAGGCGGTCGATCCGGTGACGATCATCAGGCCGACCACAAGGCCGAGACTGAACAGGATGGCGCGACCGATGAAGCCGTTGTTCGGCGAGGCGGCGCTGTCGGTCCTCAGCGGGTTCTGCCGTTCCAGCGCGAAACAGACGGCAGCGATGACCAGCGTCATGGCCGTGAAGTTCAGAACCGACTCGATCAGCTGGGCAAGTCCGTGCGTTCTGATCTCCAGAAAACCGCCCACCGCGGCAATCCCCAGCTTGCGCGTACGGGCAAGAACCGCGTCGATGTTCGAAATGCTCCAGATGATGGTGGGGAGCAGGGCGACGAGCGTGGCGGCGAGGCTGATCAGAAAGCGACGGTTGAGGATGACGGGGCGGTAGGCCGGAATGGAGATCGCCGCCAGCAGGATGGCGATCATGAAGATCGAATCGTTGAACTTCGACAGCATGGACAGCGCAGCGGCGAGGCCGAACAGCACGTAGGCCGTGATCGTCCGCTTCGTGACCAGATTGACGAGCGCCAGAACGGCGAGCGCGGAAAAGGCCAGCGCCGCCACGGAATGGGTCAGCGTATGCTGCGATTCCCAGAAGATCTGGGGCATGGTCATCAGGCCCAGCGCGCCGGCCGATGCCGTGAGCAACGAGAAGCCGAGCAGCGTCAGGGTCCGGTGGACTGAAAAGAACGTCAGAAAAAGCAGCAGGTATTTGATGATCTTCAGGGTCAGCAGCTTCGGACCCAGAACCTGAGCGAAGCCCCAGAATATCCATGTGAAAAGCGGCGGCTGCGATCCACCGTAGCCGGCCCAGAGATAGGGCACGTAGATAAGCTGCTCGGCATCGTCGATCGTGGTGGCGGTGCCGGCGAGCCAACTGACGAGTGTCAGCGTGGCGGCCTGAAAGGCGCAGTAAAGCGCGGCGAGCGCCAGCGCGGCGTTGACGCCGCCCAGCTTTCCCTCGCCGACCCATCGCACCCGGTTGTGGATTTTCTCGATCAAGATGCCGTTCCGTGCAACGCCGCACCGCCCGGAGGCGCGGGTATCACGGCACGGCGGCAGTCACAACTCGGGCGCTTGAGGTCTACTGCCGCATCTTCTCGCCCGAAGGATCGAAAGGCGGCTCGATGTTGATGCGGGCGGGACGGCGCTGGCCGAGGATTTCGATCTCGAACAGGCCGGTGGCTTCATTGTCGGCCAGTTCAGCGGGTACATAACCCTGCGCCATCGACTTGCCGACATAATGCGCATAGCCGCCCGACGTGACCCAACCGACCACCGACCATTCGCCATCGTGAAGGCCGCGTACCGCCGATGCCCCCTGCGCGGCGGAGGAGCCGCGCACCGCCTTTCCGGAAGCTTCGAAGCGCGGCGCGCCGAAATCATGCGTCTTGCCGACAGTGCCAAAGTCCTTGCCGTTCGCCTTTGCCCAGATGGGCTCGTCGCCCATCACATCGGCGTCGAGTGCGTCGACGATGAGTGAAACGCGGCGCAGCTTCGGGCCGTTGGTCTTTTCCTCGGCAGCGGCATCTCGTCCGATGAAGTCGTTCTTCTCCATCTTTATAAAGCGGTCCATTCCGCCTTCGAACGGCCCGTAGATGGGGCGCAACTCGCGGAACCATGTCGGAAAGTTCTTTTCGAGGCGCATCGAAAGCAGCGCACGCATGCCGAAATCGACGATGCCGAATTCCTCGCCGGCTTCCTTGATCGCCTTGTAAACAAGCCGCTGATAGGCCGGCTGCATCCAGATCTCGTAGCCAAGATCGCCGGTGTAGGTGATGCGGTTCACCATACAGGGCGCGCCGCCGACCGCCATCTCCCGGAAGTCCATGAACCTGAACGCCCTGGACGACACGTCGACATCGACCAGTTTCTGCAGCAGCGCCTGCGACTTCGGCCCCGCGATGGAGAGACCGACGAGGGTCTGGTCGAAGCGGTGGATGCCGATGCTGCCGTCCCTCGGCAGATGCTTTTCGAACCAGCGCATGTGATACTTCTGCGCCGCCGACGAGCCCCAGATCATAAATGTCTCGTCGCCTGTCCTGGCAATCGTGAAATCGCCGATCAGCTTGCCGCGCTCGTTGAGCATCGGGGTAAGCATGATGCGCCCCTTTTTCGGCATCCGGTTGGTCATGAGCCGGTTGAGGAAATCCTCCGCGCCCCCGCCGGAAACCTCATACTTGGCGAAGTTCGCAATCTCGGTGACGCCGACGCGCTCGCGGGTTGCCCTGACCTCGTTGCCGACATGCTCGAAGTCGTTGGAGCGGTGGAATGACACGACGTCCTTCGGCTCGCTCCCCTTCGGGGCGAACCAGAGCGGGGTCTCAAGGCCCCACGAATCGCCCATGACCGCGTTCTGGGCGAGCATGGTGTCGTAGAGCGGCGTCGTCTGCGCCGGGCGCGCGGCCGGCAATTCCTCGTTCGGGAAGCGGATCGAGAAGCGTCGCGAATAGTTTTCCCGAACCTTGGCGTTGGTGTAGCGCAGGCTCGCCCATTCGCCCCAGCGGGCGACATCCATGCCCCAGACGTCGAAGCCGGGATCGCCGTCGACCATCCAGTTGGACAGAGCGAGGCCAACGCCGCCGCCCTGGCTGAAGCCGGCCATGACGCCGCAGGCGACCCAGAAGTTCGTCAGGCCCTGCACGGGACCGACAAGCGGATTGCCGTCCGGCGCGAAGGTGAAGGGGCCGTTGATCACCTGCTTGATGCCGGCATTGGCGATGCCCGGGAAATGCCGGAAACCGATCTCCAGCGACGGCGCGATGCGGTCAAGATCGGGGGCAAGCAGTTCATGACCGAAATCCCAGGGCGTATTGACCGGCGACCACGGCTTGCAGGCCTTTTCATAGGTGCCGAGCAGGATGCCGTTGCGTTCCTGGCGGGTGTATATCTCGCCCTTGAAATCGAGCACGCCGACCATCTCGCGGCCGGTTTCCTTGTTGAACGCCTCGACCTCCGGCATCGGCTCGGTGAGCAGATACATGTGCTCCATGGCGAGCACCGGCAGTTCGACGCCGACCATGCGGCCGACCTCGCGAGCCCAGAGGCCACCGCAGTTGACGACATGCTCGGCATGAACGGTTCCCTGTTCGGTGACGACGTTCCACGTGCCGTCGGGCTGCTGGGTCAGTTCTCTGACAGGATTGCGCAGGACGATGTCGGCGCCGAGCTTCTTCGCCGCCTTGGAATAGGCGATCGTCGTGCCGGACGGATCGAGGTGGCCCTCGACCGGGTCCCACATGGCGCCGACGAAATGCCGCTCGTCCATGAAGGGGAACATAGCCTTGGCTTCGGACGGCGTGATGAGCTCCGTGTCCATGCCGAGGTAGCGGCCCTTGGCGTGGGCGAGGCGCAGGAAATCCATGCGCTCCGGGCTATCGGCCATCATCACGCCGCCGGTGAGATGGAGTGAGCAGGATTGCCCGGAAAGCTCCTCAAGCTCCTTGTAGAGCGACACGGTGTAGGCCTGCAGCTTGGCGACGTTTGGATCGCCGTTCAGCGTATGGAAGCCGCCCGCAGCATGCCACGATGAACCGGAGGTGAGTTCGGAACGCTCGATCAGCACGATATCGGTCCAGCCGGCACGGGCCAGATGATAGAGTACGGAGCAGCCGACGACGCCACCGCCGATCACAACAACTTTATAGTGTGATTTCATCAGGATACGTCCATTCTTCCAGAAATTGAGTCCGGCCGTTCAGAAAAAGAGTCAAGGCCGGTCGGCAAGTGCCTCGCTTACATACGATCATCAAAAATCCGTCGGAGCGCCGCCCTCGGTGATGCGTTTCTCCACGAAGGCGTCGAGTTCCTCGCGGATAGCCGGGTCCATGGGCGGTTCCTCGTAAGTAGCGAGGCGTTCCTTCCAGATGCGATTGGCGCGTTCTATGGCTGTCGGAGAACCCGCCTCTGCCCAGGTCTCGAAATTGCGCCAGTCCGAGAGGATGGGGGAATAGAACGCCGTCTTGTAACGCGACTGCGTGTGCGGCGTGCCGAAGAAATGTCCGCCCGGGCCGACATCGCGGATTGCATCCACGGCGAGCGCGTCCTCCGACAGATCGAGCGGCGTCAGGAACTCCGCCACCATTTGCAGCAGGTCGATGTCGAGGATCGTCTTCTCGTAGGAGCAGCGCAGCCCGCCTTCCAGCCAGCCGGCACCATGCAGGATGAAATTGCCGCCGGACTGGATCGCGCCCCAGAGCGAAAAGACGCTTTCATAGGCTGCCTGGGCATCGACCGTATTGGCCGCGCAGGTGTTGGAGGTGCGGTAGGGGATCCTGTAGCGGCGCGCAAGCTGGCCGCCGACGAGTTGCGCTTTCATGTATTCCGGCGTTCCGAAGGCCGGCGCACCCGACTTCATGTCGACGTTGGACGTAAATCCGCCGTAACCGACCGGCGCGCCCTTTCTGACCATCTGGCTGAAGGCGATTCCGGCCAGCGCCTCCGCGTTCTGCTGGACCAGGGCGCCGGCGACGGTGACCGGCGCCATGGCGCCGGAAAGCGTGAAGGGCGTGACGATCACGACCTGTCCGTGAGAGGACATCTGGATGATGCCCTCCATCATCGGAATGTCGAGCTTCAGCGGCGAGTTGGTGTTGATGATGGTGTAGACGGACGGCTCTTCCAGAAGCTGCTCGCGGGAAATGCCGCGCGCGATGCGGGCGATCTCGATGCCGTCGAGGTTGCGTTCCTTGCCGAGCGAATAGATGTGGAACACCTTGTCGGTAAGGGTGGCGAGATCGCGGATGCATTCGAGATGGCGGATCGATGGGTGGATGTCGATCGGCTCCACCGGATAGCCGCCCGTCGTATTCAGGATGTTGTGCATCTGCGCCAGGCGCAGGAAGTTCTGATAATCCTTGCGGTTGCCGGGGCGGCGGCCATTGTCGATGTCCGAGCAGTTCGGCGCGGACGCCATCTGCGAGATCACCAGATTGTTGCCGCCGAAGCGCACGTCATGCGCCGGATTGCGGGCATGGATGGTGAATTCGGATGGCGCGTGAGAGATCAGTTCCAGCAGCATGTCGCCGTCGAACCGGACGCGTACGCTGTCTTCGCGCACATCCGCGCCATGCTCTTTCATGATGCGTCGCGCCTCGTCATGCAGCACGTCGACGCCGATCTCCTTCAGCACGCGCAGCGATGCGAGGTGGATCGATTCCAGTTCGTCGTCCGATATCAGCTTCGTCGGCGCGAAGGGAATTTTGAGCTGCCGGAATGGAGGCTGCTCGAAGGCCATCGAACCGCCGCCACGCTTGCCGGCGCGGCCGCCACGACGGGCGCGCTCGGTTGCGACGACCGGTTCGGCCGGTTGCAGCGCTGCGTTCATGGCGAATCCCCGTGGCAAGATATGCAATTCTGAGCCGACATAATGCTGTCGGAGACGGTGCGCTTGCACGGAGGCGGCGACCCGAAGCGCGAGGGAAACGACATGGAGCAGATGACACGCGAAGCGAATGGCCGCGTGTTCGGGTGCCGCCTGTGCCATTGCGCGAGAGATATCTCTTTGCTGTCTAGCAGCGATGAGTATCACCGAGCAACCAAAGCAGTCCGAAGCGGACGACGACCTGCCGCCCCGCTGGGGCGCTTTGCTGGGTGTGACGGCGGCGCTGGCGGCGTTCGGCGCGGGCCAGGGCCTGAGCTATCCGCTCTTCAGCATCCTGATGCAGCGGCAGGACATGTCGCCGGTGCTTATCGGCTTGTCTGCGGCGATGATGCCTGTCGGGCTCATAACGTCCGCGGTGTTCATCCCGCAACTCGTCTCACGATTCGGGGCGCGCAATCTGGCCGTGGCCTGTGCGATTGGGGCGGCGATCTGCTTTCTGCTGATCGGCGCCCTGCAGAACTGGGTGGCCTGGTTCGCGGTGCGTTTCCTGCTCGGCGTCATCATCAATCCCCTTTATGTCCTTGGCGAGATCTGGGCGCTGGCGCTCGCGCCGCCGAAACGCCGGGGAAGGGTGATGGGCGTCTTCAACGCCATCATGGGCGGAGGCTACGCGGCCGGTCCGCTCGCCCTTGCGCTTCTCGGCGCAGGCGGATGGCCACCGTTTCTGTTCGCGATCGCTGCTTTTCTCGGCTGCGGGCTGGTCCTTTTCCTCGTCACCGCCGATCTTCCCGGATTCGACAACGAGGCTGGCCCGGACGATACGAATGCCGTCGCCGGCGTGACGAGCTTCGCGCCGCTCGCGCCGGCGCTGTTGTTCGCGGTGCTTGTCTCCGCGGCCGTGCAGCAGAGCACCTATGCGTTGACGCCGGTGTTCGGCGCGGCCTACGGTCTGGGCGAGGCGACACAGGCGAGCCTCGTCACGGCGCTTTCGCTCGGCAACATATTCCTGCAGGTGCCGCTAGGGCTTGCGGCCGAACGTTTCGGCGCACGGATGATGATGGTCGGTTGCGCGCTGACGACGGCGGTCTGCGCCGTTCTCGTTGGTGTGTTGATCAGCGGTCCGTTCATATGGCTTGTCCTGATGGTGATGGGCGGTGTCGGATACGGCGTCTACACGATGGCGCTGGTCGAGCTCGGCAACCGCTTCAAGGGCGCGACTCTGGTCGCAGGCAATTCCGCCTTCGCCCTGATGTGGGGAATGGGCGGCATCGCCGGCCCGCCCGTCGCGGGGACGCTGATGCACGTCGTCGGACCTCTTGGCCTGCCCGGATCGATCGCGACGCTCAGCATGCTGACGTCGGCCTTCGTTCTCTATCGCTCGGTCGCGCGAAGGCGCTCTTGAACCGGGGTCGAGCGGCGGTCTAGACTGCCAAAATGGTCCGCCGCCAACAGTTCGTTGAAAGCCATGCGTCGACGCCTTCGCGTCGCACCCTGCATGCCGAACTGCTGCGGCTTTGCGCCCGTATCGGCTATTCGCCGCCATTCCCCGCCTGAATCCGCCTCGGCGAAAGCCGGCTTGATTCAAGAAACGGGACCAAATCCATGAGCTATCAGAATTTTTCGCTGGCGCAGCTTCAGCAGATGGATGCCGCGCACCACCTGCATCCTTTCACGGACCACAAGGACCTCCGAGCCGCGGGCACGCGTATCATCTCGCGCGCCGATGGGCCGTTCATCTACGACACCGAAGGCAACGAAATCCTCGACGCCATGGCGGGCCTCTGGTGCGTCAATATCGGTTACGGCCGCGACGAACTGGCGGACGCCGCCTATGCGCAGATGAAGGAACTGCCTTACTACAACTCCTTCTTCCGCTGCACGACGCCGACTGCGACGCTGCTGGCCGACAAGCTCGCCTCGATCGCACCGGCCAACATCAACCATGTGTTCTTCGGCTCCTCCGGCTCGGAGGCCAACGATACAGCGCTGAGGCTCGTGCGGCACTATTGGGCGCTGGAAGGCAAACCCGAGAAGAACCGCATCATTTCGCGCAACATGGCCTATCACGGCTCGACCGTTGCCGGCACGTCGCTCGGCGGCATGAGCGGCATGCACGACCAGCTTGGGGGAGCGGTGCCCAACATCGTGCATGTGATGATGCCCTATGCGTTCGAACTGGCCCGGCCCGGCGAGAGCGACCACGATTTCGGGCTGCGCGCTGCGAAGGCCGTGGAGGACGCGATTCTCGAAGCAGGGCCTGAGAACGTGGCGGCCTTCATCGGCGAGCCGGTGCAGGGAGCGGGGGGCGTCAAGATTCCTCCAGCGAGCTACTGGCCCGAAATCCAGCGTATCTGCCGCAAATATGACGTTCTCCTGATGCTCGACGAGGTCATCACCGGCTATGGCCGCACGGGACAATGGTTCGCCGCACAGATGCTCGGCATCGAGGCGGATACGATCACCACCGCCAAGGCGCTGACCTCCGGCTATCAGCCGCTGTCGGCCCTGCTGGTCGGCGACCGCATCGCCGGAGCGCTCGTCGAGAAGGGCGGGGAATTCTATCACGGCTATACCTATTCCGGGCATCCGGTGGCGTGCGCCGTGGCCCTGAAGAATCTCGAGATCATCGAAAAGGAAGGCATGATCGAGAGGGTCCGCACCGAAACCGGCCCATACCTCGCCGAGCAGTTGCGGAAGCGTGTCGCCGGACACGATCTGGTGGGCGAGGTCCGTACGCTCGGCTTCCTCGGAGCGATCGAGATCGTCAGGGAGAAGGGCTCTCGCGACAGGTTCGAGCCGGCTGGCAGCGCCGCCGTCGTCATTCGCGATCATGCCGTTTCCAACGGCCTGATGATGCGCGCGACCGGCGATACGATGATCATGTCGCCGCCGCTGATCTGGACGAAGGAGACGATCGATCTCGCCTGCGACCGCATTCTCAAGGCCCTCGACCTTGCCGCCGCGGATCTCAAGCGCAAATGACATTCAGACAGGCGCCAAGGCGCCCGTCATCGACCGGAGAGAACTTTCATGAGCGGCAAATCCCTGCTTCCCCTGATCGAATACGAGGCGGCAAACGCTGAAGTCCGCGCCGTCTATGACGACATAATGGCGACACGGAAGACCGACTGGATCAACAATTTCTGGAAGGTTCTGGCGCATGATCCCGTGCAGCTTCGCCGGATGTGGGAGTCTCTCAAGGAGATCATGGGGCCAGGCGCGCTCGACCCGCTGACGAAGGAACTGATCTATATTGCCGTCTCCGCGACCAATGGCTGCGAGTATTGCACCTATTCCCATACCGCATCGGCTCGCGCCAAGGGCATGACCGATGCGCAGTTCACGGAACTGCTCGCCGTGGTCGGCAAGGCCAATGAAACCAATCGGCTGGCGAACGCGTTGCGTCCGCCGGTGGACCCGCAATTCCAGCCGCGAGACTGATTTCGCGCCGGGTTCCGTGCCGAGATATGGGGTGGCGCATGTCTTCTTCGAAACGATCGCGTGGAGCGCTCCCGGTGCCGGCCGTTCCCGCTCTTATGCTCGTGCCAGCGGTCATCGGGGCGCGGTTGCCGATCCTGACAACGGAGGCCGCCGGCACGCGCCGGCGGACCGAGACGACGAAAGCGATGGCGGAAAAGGCGGCCGCGGCTGCGGAAGGCATGGTTGCGGCCCAGATGTCGCTGGTAAAATCCATGTGGAGCTTCTGGCCGGAGGTAGCCTCCGGAAAGGTGCCGGCCCTTGTGAACGGCAAAGCCCTGCAAGACGCGACGGACGCCGCCATGAAGCCGATCAACCGACGCGTGCGGGCAAATTTCCGGCGGCTTTCGCGCGGTTGAAAAGGCAAAAACCGCGTCCTTTCAGGGGGCGCGGTCTTGCCATTCGAACGCATGGCCTTTCGCGAACGCTACACTGCGAAAGTCACGGGCTCCGGTACGCTTGACCTGATCCGGAGCGCGGGGCGGCTGCGATGTCCGCCTTGCGATCCGTACTAAAGGAACATCGTTACCGGGCGGTTATCGAGACATTAAGCAAAGATGAATTTGCGGCTTTTTTGCGCGGCAACACGAAAAAAGCGTAGAAAACGAAGGCTTTACGCTGCGTTACCCCGCAGCATCCGGATGATGCCCGAGAAGTCGGCGCCGCCTTCGCCGAGCGCGTTGAACAGCGCATAGAGTTGCGTCGCTTCAGCGCCGAGAGGCGTGACAGCCCCGGCCGCTTGCGCGGCCTCCTGCGCGAGCTTGAGGTCCTTGAGCATGAGCGCCGCGGCAAAGC encodes:
- a CDS encoding aspartate aminotransferase family protein, yielding MSYQNFSLAQLQQMDAAHHLHPFTDHKDLRAAGTRIISRADGPFIYDTEGNEILDAMAGLWCVNIGYGRDELADAAYAQMKELPYYNSFFRCTTPTATLLADKLASIAPANINHVFFGSSGSEANDTALRLVRHYWALEGKPEKNRIISRNMAYHGSTVAGTSLGGMSGMHDQLGGAVPNIVHVMMPYAFELARPGESDHDFGLRAAKAVEDAILEAGPENVAAFIGEPVQGAGGVKIPPASYWPEIQRICRKYDVLLMLDEVITGYGRTGQWFAAQMLGIEADTITTAKALTSGYQPLSALLVGDRIAGALVEKGGEFYHGYTYSGHPVACAVALKNLEIIEKEGMIERVRTETGPYLAEQLRKRVAGHDLVGEVRTLGFLGAIEIVREKGSRDRFEPAGSAAVVIRDHAVSNGLMMRATGDTMIMSPPLIWTKETIDLACDRILKALDLAAADLKRK
- a CDS encoding FAD-dependent oxidoreductase, which gives rise to MKSHYKVVVIGGGVVGCSVLYHLARAGWTDIVLIERSELTSGSSWHAAGGFHTLNGDPNVAKLQAYTVSLYKELEELSGQSCSLHLTGGVMMADSPERMDFLRLAHAKGRYLGMDTELITPSEAKAMFPFMDERHFVGAMWDPVEGHLDPSGTTIAYSKAAKKLGADIVLRNPVRELTQQPDGTWNVVTEQGTVHAEHVVNCGGLWAREVGRMVGVELPVLAMEHMYLLTEPMPEVEAFNKETGREMVGVLDFKGEIYTRQERNGILLGTYEKACKPWSPVNTPWDFGHELLAPDLDRIAPSLEIGFRHFPGIANAGIKQVINGPFTFAPDGNPLVGPVQGLTNFWVACGVMAGFSQGGGVGLALSNWMVDGDPGFDVWGMDVARWGEWASLRYTNAKVRENYSRRFSIRFPNEELPAARPAQTTPLYDTMLAQNAVMGDSWGLETPLWFAPKGSEPKDVVSFHRSNDFEHVGNEVRATRERVGVTEIANFAKYEVSGGGAEDFLNRLMTNRMPKKGRIMLTPMLNERGKLIGDFTIARTGDETFMIWGSSAAQKYHMRWFEKHLPRDGSIGIHRFDQTLVGLSIAGPKSQALLQKLVDVDVSSRAFRFMDFREMAVGGAPCMVNRITYTGDLGYEIWMQPAYQRLVYKAIKEAGEEFGIVDFGMRALLSMRLEKNFPTWFRELRPIYGPFEGGMDRFIKMEKNDFIGRDAAAEEKTNGPKLRRVSLIVDALDADVMGDEPIWAKANGKDFGTVGKTHDFGAPRFEASGKAVRGSSAAQGASAVRGLHDGEWSVVGWVTSGGYAHYVGKSMAQGYVPAELADNEATGLFEIEILGQRRPARINIEPPFDPSGEKMRQ
- a CDS encoding trimethylamine methyltransferase family protein produces the protein MNAALQPAEPVVATERARRGGRAGKRGGGSMAFEQPPFRQLKIPFAPTKLISDDELESIHLASLRVLKEIGVDVLHDEARRIMKEHGADVREDSVRVRFDGDMLLELISHAPSEFTIHARNPAHDVRFGGNNLVISQMASAPNCSDIDNGRRPGNRKDYQNFLRLAQMHNILNTTGGYPVEPIDIHPSIRHLECIRDLATLTDKVFHIYSLGKERNLDGIEIARIARGISREQLLEEPSVYTIINTNSPLKLDIPMMEGIIQMSSHGQVVIVTPFTLSGAMAPVTVAGALVQQNAEALAGIAFSQMVRKGAPVGYGGFTSNVDMKSGAPAFGTPEYMKAQLVGGQLARRYRIPYRTSNTCAANTVDAQAAYESVFSLWGAIQSGGNFILHGAGWLEGGLRCSYEKTILDIDLLQMVAEFLTPLDLSEDALAVDAIRDVGPGGHFFGTPHTQSRYKTAFYSPILSDWRNFETWAEAGSPTAIERANRIWKERLATYEEPPMDPAIREELDAFVEKRITEGGAPTDF
- a CDS encoding carboxymuconolactone decarboxylase family protein, yielding MSGKSLLPLIEYEAANAEVRAVYDDIMATRKTDWINNFWKVLAHDPVQLRRMWESLKEIMGPGALDPLTKELIYIAVSATNGCEYCTYSHTASARAKGMTDAQFTELLAVVGKANETNRLANALRPPVDPQFQPRD
- a CDS encoding glycosyltransferase family 39 protein, whose product is MIEKIHNRVRWVGEGKLGGVNAALALAALYCAFQAATLTLVSWLAGTATTIDDAEQLIYVPYLWAGYGGSQPPLFTWIFWGFAQVLGPKLLTLKIIKYLLLFLTFFSVHRTLTLLGFSLLTASAGALGLMTMPQIFWESQHTLTHSVAALAFSALAVLALVNLVTKRTITAYVLFGLAAALSMLSKFNDSIFMIAILLAAISIPAYRPVILNRRFLISLAATLVALLPTIIWSISNIDAVLARTRKLGIAAVGGFLEIRTHGLAQLIESVLNFTAMTLVIAAVCFALERQNPLRTDSAASPNNGFIGRAILFSLGLVVGLMIVTGSTAFPDRWLTPFLFLLPAWIAIRAQMLGPAGRRVAVHFLAAALAVSVLVIPATWYKQAIGGDGKSRSARMDHAFLLQGFEKQGPLRTILGFSSWIGNFRLVDPSLVLLNEEVPGLVNRIEEPGLVTWLDQPCPPPHIWLPLRDVGYRFPDRVSFVDVPESFGGTRRVYYVRLVKDGDPSVPPNGRLCSQWWQARR
- a CDS encoding MFS transporter, whose protein sequence is MSITEQPKQSEADDDLPPRWGALLGVTAALAAFGAGQGLSYPLFSILMQRQDMSPVLIGLSAAMMPVGLITSAVFIPQLVSRFGARNLAVACAIGAAICFLLIGALQNWVAWFAVRFLLGVIINPLYVLGEIWALALAPPKRRGRVMGVFNAIMGGGYAAGPLALALLGAGGWPPFLFAIAAFLGCGLVLFLVTADLPGFDNEAGPDDTNAVAGVTSFAPLAPALLFAVLVSAAVQQSTYALTPVFGAAYGLGEATQASLVTALSLGNIFLQVPLGLAAERFGARMMMVGCALTTAVCAVLVGVLISGPFIWLVLMVMGGVGYGVYTMALVELGNRFKGATLVAGNSAFALMWGMGGIAGPPVAGTLMHVVGPLGLPGSIATLSMLTSAFVLYRSVARRRS